A genomic stretch from Arachis stenosperma cultivar V10309 chromosome 3, arast.V10309.gnm1.PFL2, whole genome shotgun sequence includes:
- the LOC130970594 gene encoding G-type lectin S-receptor-like serine/threonine-protein kinase RKS1, whose product MTIFSSNKLLLFTMILFISCCHSLHTITITPNQPLKDGDVLVSQDKGTFALGFFSPANSTTRYLAIWYNKISQQTVVWIANRDTPLNHTSAVLSINNHGNLVLHHQNTTPNLNPLWSSNVTLSSTNTSAKLLDTGNLILIQRGRSSNNNSNSDDFVVWQSFDYPGNTLLPFMKLGLDRKTTLDRFLTSWKSQTDPGSGNFTFRIDPTGFAQLFLYKNKTAVWRVGSWTGERLTGVPEMTPNFIFNISFVSDTKEVSIMYGVKDPNVLSRMVLDETGHVRRMTWQAHELRWFEFWYAPKEQCDNYRQCGSNTNCDPYEEDKFMCKCLPGFEPRFEREWYLRDGSGGCVRKANVSTCRSGEGFVEVARVKVPDTSKARVDAGMSMKDCRVKCLGDCSCAAYTSANETTQTGCVTWHGNMEDTRTYTQVGQNLFVRVAAIELAQYAKNRHGSLGKKGMLALSGVSAFLFLFLVFMLGYWFLKAKKQGRRTDRKYSFRLSFEDSADLQEFDSTQNSDLPFFDLSSIAAATDNFSPDNKLGQGGFGSVYKGLLNNGKEIAVKRLSKNSGQGIDEFKNEVVLISKLQHRNLVRILGCCIQGDEKMLIYEYLPNKSLDSFIFDESKKSQLDWKKRFQIICGIARGMLYLHHDSRLRIIHRDLKTSNVLLDSELNPKIADFGMARIFGGNQVEANTNRVVGTYGYMSPEYAMEGQFSIKSDVYSFGVLLLEIITGRKNSGQYDDITTTNLVGHIWDLWKDGRAMEIVDECLLEESCCEHEVQRCIQIGLLCVQDYPTDRPSMAAVVSMLGNDSALPSPKHPAFIFKRGKNYESSDPSTSDGVYSVNDVSMTIIEAR is encoded by the exons ATGACGATATTTTCTTCTAATAAACTCCTGCTTTTCACGATGATCCTTTTCATTTCTTGTTGCCACTCACTTCATACCATAACCATAACACCAAACCAACCTCTCAAAGACGGCGACGTTCTTGTCTCCCAAGACAAAGGAACCTTCGCACTCGGTTTCTTCAGCCCCGCAAATTCCACAACCCGCTACCTTGCTATATGGTACAACAAAATCTCACAACAAACCGTTGTTTGGATTGCCAACAGAGACACTCCCCTTAACCACACTTCAGCTGTTCTCTCCATCAACAACCACGGAAACCTCGTCCTCCACCACCAAAACACCACCCCAAACCTTAACCCTCTTTGGTCCTCTAACGTTACTCTCTCATCTACCAACACTTCAGCCAAGCTTCTCGACACTGGAAACTTGATTCTAATCCAAAGAGGAAGAAGCAGCAACAATAATAGCAATAGCGACGATTTTGTTGTGTGGCAGAGTTTTGATTATCCCGGCAACACACTCCTTCCCTTCATGAAACTCGGATTGGACCGGAAAACCACCTTGGACCGGTTCCTCACATCATGGAAGTCCCAAACCGACCCGGGATCCGGGAATTTCACTTTCAGGATCGACCCGACCGGGTTCGCCCAACTGTTTCTGTACAAGAACAAGACAGCTGTATGGCGGGTCGGGTCATGGACGGGTGAAAGGCTGACCGGAGTGCCCGAGATGACTCCGAACTTTATCTTCAACATTAGCTTTGTTAGCGACACAAAGGAAGTTAGCATAATGTACGGAGTGAAGGACCCCAACGTGCTCTCCAGGATGGTGCTGGACGAGACGGGTCACGTGAGGAGGATGACGTGGCAGGCTCACGAGCTAAGATGGTTCGAATTCTGGTACGCGCCCAAGGAGCAGTGTGATAACTACAGGCAGTGCGGCTCAAACACCAACTGTGACCCCTATGAGGAGGACAAGTTCATGTGCAAGTGCCTGCCGGGGTTCGAGCCCAGGTTCGAGAGAGAGTGGTACCTTAGAGATGGGTCGGGTGGGTGCGTGAGGAAGGCTAACGTGTCGACTTGTCGAAGCGGGGAGGGGTTTGTTGAAGTGGCGCGTGTGAAGGTGCCGGATACTTCGAAGGCGCGTGTAGATGCGGGGATGAGCATGAAGGATTGCAGGGTGAAGTGTTTGGGAGACTGCTCGTGTGCGGCGTATACGAGTGCCAACGAGACTACTCAGACTGGCTGCGTTACGTGGCATGGTAACATGGAGGATACTAGGACCTACACACAAGTGGGCCAAAATTTGTTCGTACGTGTCGCTGCAATTGAATTAG CTCAATATGCGAAAAATCGCCATGGTTCTCTAGGCAAGAAGGGGATGTTAGCACTTTCAGGAGTTTCAGCTTTCTTAttcttgtttctggtgttcatGTTGGGCTATTGGTTTCTGAAAGCCAAGAAACAAG GGAGAAGAACGGATCGCAAGTATTCATTTCGTCTTAGTTTTGAGGACTCTGCCgatctacaagaatttgatAGTACGCAAAATTCAGATTTACCATTCTTTGATCTAAGCTCAATAGCTGCTGCAACAGATAATTTCTCCCCTGACAATAAACTTGGTCAAGGTGGATTTGGTTCTGTATATAAG GGGCTATTAAATAATGGAAAGGAAATTGCAGTGAAGAGATTGTCTAAAAATTCTGGACAGGGCATAGACGAGTTTAAAAATGAAGTTGTTTTGATTTCAAAGCTTCAACATCGAAATCTTGTGAGGATCTTAGGTTGTTGCATTCAAGGAGATGAGAAGATGCTAATATACGAATACTTGCCTAACAAAAGCTTagattcttttatttttg ACGAATCTAAAAAGTCACAGTTAGATTGGAAGAAACGATTTCAAATTATATGTGGGATTGCTAGAGGAATGTTATATCTTCATCATGATTCACGACTAAGAATCATTCATAGAGATTTAAAGACTAGCAATGTCTTGTTAGATTCTGAATTGAATCCTAAAATTGCCGATTTTGGAATGGCAAGAATATTTGGCGGAAATCAAGTTGAAGCAAATACTAACCGTGTTGTTGGAACCTA TGGATATATGTCACCGGAATATGCTATGGAAGGacaattttcaattaagtctgATGTATATAGTTTTGGAGTTTTGCTCCTAGAAATCATTACGGGCAGAAAGAATAGTGGTCAATACGACGACATTACTACGACAAATTTAGTCGGCCAT ATATGGGATCTGTGGAAAGATGGGAGAGCCATGGAGATTGTTGATGAATGCTTATTGGAAGAGTCATGTTGTGAGCATGAAGTCCAAAGATGCATACAAATTGGACTTTTGTGCGTTCAAGATTACCCCACAGACAGGCCATCAATGGCAGCAGTAGTTTCCATGCTGGGAAATGACTCAGCCCTTCCTTCTCCAAAACATCCAGCATTTATTTTCAAGAGGGGCAAAAATTATGAGAGTTCAGATCCATCAACCAGTGACGGTGTTTATTCAGTCAACGACGTAAGTATGACTATAATTGAAGCTCGCTAA